From a single Bacillus sp. NEB1478 genomic region:
- a CDS encoding glycosyl hydrolase family 18 protein, which produces MQIHVVKRGDSLWKLSQFYKLPWQEIATVNRLTQNDQLTVGQTLFIPTPFSYTVQPGDTLLVISKKIGVPITELQQANPGVSDSSLHVGLVLNVPERQKKTILTNAFAEPVPKARVNFAAAAKALTYTTIFSYEVNEKGELKPLDDDDFIKEIKNKNVKPLMAITNIKDGEFSEEAGTAILTNESVSNQLIENSIAMMKKKGFEGISVDFEFLGKKNKEAYNNFLKKITKAMHEEKYIVLTAVAPKISSTQIGEWYESHDYKAHGEIVDYVILMTYEWGFSGGPPMAVSPVPSLKKVLDYAVTEIDPKKILMGINLYGYDWKLPYKEGGEFAKALNPVQAIQLAGKRKAAILYNNKDEAPYFTYWGKDKKEHIVWFEDLRSMKAKFDIVDQYGFAGVSFWNLSFGYPVFWNYLIDRYTIK; this is translated from the coding sequence ATGCAGATTCATGTAGTTAAACGAGGTGATTCTCTTTGGAAACTATCTCAGTTCTACAAATTGCCTTGGCAGGAGATAGCGACAGTCAACAGATTGACTCAAAATGATCAGCTTACAGTGGGCCAAACACTATTTATACCTACACCATTCTCGTATACGGTTCAGCCAGGGGATACTTTACTCGTAATCTCTAAAAAAATCGGTGTCCCAATAACTGAACTTCAACAAGCAAATCCTGGAGTATCAGACTCGTCACTCCACGTTGGCTTAGTCTTAAATGTTCCAGAACGGCAAAAGAAAACCATTCTGACAAACGCGTTTGCTGAGCCTGTGCCAAAAGCAAGAGTGAATTTTGCAGCTGCTGCAAAAGCTTTAACGTATACAACGATATTCAGTTATGAAGTTAACGAAAAAGGGGAGCTAAAACCTCTTGATGATGATGACTTTATAAAAGAGATCAAGAACAAAAATGTAAAACCTCTGATGGCGATTACGAACATTAAAGATGGGGAATTTAGTGAGGAAGCTGGAACTGCAATCTTAACAAATGAGAGTGTCTCAAACCAGCTCATTGAAAATTCGATTGCGATGATGAAAAAAAAAGGTTTTGAAGGCATATCTGTAGATTTTGAGTTCCTAGGCAAAAAAAATAAAGAAGCATACAACAATTTTTTAAAGAAAATAACAAAAGCGATGCACGAAGAAAAATACATCGTCCTTACCGCTGTAGCTCCAAAAATCAGCAGCACTCAAATTGGCGAGTGGTATGAATCACATGATTATAAAGCCCATGGAGAGATCGTGGATTACGTAATTTTAATGACGTACGAATGGGGATTCAGCGGCGGACCTCCAATGGCGGTCAGCCCAGTGCCATCCCTCAAAAAAGTACTGGATTATGCAGTTACTGAAATCGATCCTAAAAAAATACTTATGGGAATCAATCTATATGGATATGATTGGAAGCTGCCCTATAAAGAAGGCGGAGAATTTGCAAAAGCTCTGAATCCTGTTCAGGCAATTCAACTGGCAGGTAAAAGAAAAGCTGCTATATTGTACAATAACAAAGATGAAGCTCCGTATTTTACGTATTGGGGTAAGGACAAAAAAGAACATATCGTGTGGTTTGAGGATTTAAGAAGTATGAAAGCGAAGTTTGATATTGTTGATCAATACGGTTTTGCAGGAGTAAGCTTTTGGAACTTGTCATTTGGCTACCCAGTCTTTTGGAATTACTTAATCGATCGCTACACCATAAAATAG